Proteins from one Candidatus Caccoplasma merdavium genomic window:
- the rplS gene encoding 50S ribosomal protein L19, with translation MDLIKVAEEAFATGKQHPSFKSGDTVTVAYRIKEGNKERIQQYRGVVIRISGCGEKKRFTVRKMSDNVGVERIFPIESPFIDSITVNKVGKVRRAKLYYLRDLTGKKARIKEKRG, from the coding sequence ATGGACTTGATTAAAGTTGCAGAAGAGGCATTTGCTACGGGCAAACAACACCCCTCGTTCAAGAGTGGTGATACCGTAACGGTGGCCTACCGCATCAAAGAGGGTAACAAAGAGCGTATACAGCAGTATCGCGGTGTTGTTATTCGCATCTCGGGTTGCGGTGAGAAAAAGCGTTTTACGGTGCGCAAAATGTCGGACAACGTGGGTGTGGAACGTATCTTCCCCATCGAATCGCCGTTTATCGACAGCATTACCGTAAATAAAGTGGGTAAAGTTCGTCGCGCCAAATTGTACTATTTGCGTGACTTGACCGGTAAGAAAGCCCGCATCAAGGAAAAAAGAGGATAA
- a CDS encoding pyridoxal phosphate-dependent aminotransferase, whose product MNPVSDRLASLSPSETLAMSQKSNELKAQGIDIINLSVGEPDFFTPDHIKAAAKKAIDDNFSFYSPVPGYMDLRKAICSKLKNENHLDFTPEQIVVSNGAKQSICNAILCVVNPGDEVIIPAPCWVSYVEMVKLAEGKSIVVPSSIDTDFKITPAQLEAAITPKTKAIILCSPSNPTGSVYSREELKALADVLAKYPQIIILADEIYEHINYIGGHQSIAQFENVRDRVAIINGVSKAYAMTGWRIGFIAAPLWLAKACNKLQSQYTSGPSSIAQKASVAAFTGDQSCVEEMRRAFERRRDLVVELARQIPGFKVNVPHGAFYLFPDVSYYYGKKFGDKVIANSADLAMYLLEEGHVATVGGAAFCAPECLRFSYATSDENLKEAMRRIKEALAKLK is encoded by the coding sequence ATGAATCCAGTATCAGATCGTTTGGCAAGCCTTTCTCCGTCGGAGACTCTGGCTATGTCGCAAAAGAGCAACGAACTAAAAGCGCAAGGCATCGATATTATCAACCTGAGCGTGGGTGAGCCCGATTTCTTTACCCCCGACCACATCAAAGCCGCAGCCAAAAAGGCCATCGACGACAATTTCTCGTTCTATTCGCCGGTGCCCGGTTACATGGATTTGCGCAAAGCCATCTGTTCGAAGCTCAAAAATGAAAATCACCTCGATTTCACTCCCGAGCAGATTGTCGTTTCCAACGGAGCCAAACAGTCGATATGCAACGCCATACTCTGTGTCGTCAACCCCGGCGATGAGGTCATCATTCCGGCACCCTGCTGGGTGAGCTATGTCGAGATGGTGAAACTGGCCGAGGGCAAGAGCATCGTGGTGCCTTCGAGCATCGACACCGATTTCAAGATAACGCCGGCCCAGCTCGAAGCCGCCATTACGCCCAAAACAAAGGCCATTATTCTCTGCTCGCCGTCGAATCCTACCGGTAGCGTATATTCGCGCGAGGAATTGAAGGCATTGGCCGACGTTCTGGCCAAATATCCCCAAATCATCATCTTGGCCGATGAAATCTATGAGCATATCAATTACATCGGCGGTCACCAGAGTATCGCCCAGTTCGAGAATGTGCGTGATCGGGTAGCCATTATCAACGGTGTGTCCAAGGCTTATGCCATGACCGGTTGGCGTATCGGTTTCATCGCCGCCCCCCTGTGGCTGGCCAAGGCATGCAACAAATTGCAGAGCCAGTACACGTCGGGCCCCAGCTCCATAGCCCAAAAGGCTTCGGTGGCAGCGTTTACGGGCGACCAAAGTTGTGTAGAAGAGATGCGCCGGGCATTTGAGCGCCGTCGCGACCTGGTGGTCGAGCTGGCTCGTCAGATACCCGGTTTCAAGGTCAATGTACCCCATGGCGCCTTCTATCTCTTCCCCGACGTATCGTATTATTACGGAAAGAAGTTCGGTGACAAGGTCATTGCCAATTCGGCCGACTTGGCCATGTACCTCCTCGAAGAAGGCCATGTGGCCACTGTGGGTGGTGCTGCCTTCTGTGCCCCCGAGTGCCTGCGTTTCTCGTATGCCACTTCCGATGAAAACCTCAAAGAGGCTATGCGTCGTATCAAAGAGGCTTTGGCCAAACTGAAATAG
- a CDS encoding TonB-dependent receptor, producing MKQYLLLGLLFCISVSSFAQFPGRPPMRMEGGGPDAEDPNQSEYFIAGQVYDEKNAPMVAVSVRLLSAADSSLINGTGTMTDEMGKFTIKNLKRGDYLVNVSFLGYKPIYKPVKLLRVQPSASLGAMQMEPDAILLGEAVVTAVVPPVVAKEDTLEFNADSYKTQPNAVVEDMFKKLPGVEVDEDGKITVQGKEVTKILIDGEEFFTDDPKVASKNLPANMVEKIQVVDRKSDEARFSGVDDGEEETVINLTVKEGMKQGWFGTGQAGGGTEMNDLKGMYELNAMANRFIDNNQYSFLGSLNNTNNQGASDLGSSMFSGSSRMMSGGNRGTGTAGMVGGNFNVGNKEKTFRIGGDVGYMGNDRYYKSRSEQQNFLTNDSSSFVKREGENINRSHNFRVNLRLRWEIDTLTRLEFMPRFGFNKSHFENNGYSETMGGYRDAELADRDSVNDQRTNSWSDAHGYNFSGRFSFSRAFKSDPRRRFSFSFNYSTNRYEENGHTDDVLNFYRTGILDSTRLQNDDNIQSGASYNARVTYVEPLSDHYYLNFVYQYRYNNSNSDAYTYNVDEDGFFVDLDSLGMPLADENYSNVSRSRYKTHRGEVSIRGVYTKMNFNVGVNLEHQKRETRYLFGANTGNDITQYALNFSPTFRLRYRITKHKNLRFDYRGSTSQPSARQLQATPDITNPLNIYIGNPELKSEFSHRVWMRYNSYNIDTYQSFSIGVDARATQNGIVEKTIYNADGGRTRTPVNVNGEWNASLWAFYNMPFKRNKKFSFNSSTRLAYDNSVGFVSLNRDANSEKNISRNTNIRENLSLRYSSELFNASIGGNYALSYVTNTMQTDNNQTTMDFGARAEIDWFLPCGVSIGSDCRYRGTAGYAEGYNQHKVIWNASIAYSFLEKKNATIRFKVYDILQQNTNISRSVTGTYIQDQETNAIGSYCMLYFAYQFNTIGGRGNGGGGGPQGPGGYGPRGYGRF from the coding sequence ATGAAACAATATCTTCTTCTCGGCTTGCTCTTTTGTATAAGTGTGTCGAGTTTCGCTCAATTTCCCGGACGTCCTCCCATGCGAATGGAAGGGGGTGGCCCAGATGCCGAAGACCCGAATCAGTCGGAATATTTTATCGCGGGGCAGGTGTATGACGAGAAAAACGCCCCCATGGTGGCCGTCTCGGTGCGATTGCTCTCGGCCGCCGACAGTTCGTTGATAAACGGCACCGGGACGATGACCGATGAGATGGGAAAGTTTACCATCAAGAACCTGAAACGGGGCGATTATCTTGTCAATGTCTCTTTCTTGGGTTACAAGCCTATATATAAGCCGGTAAAACTGTTGCGGGTACAGCCCTCGGCATCGTTGGGAGCCATGCAGATGGAACCTGACGCCATACTCTTGGGCGAAGCCGTGGTTACGGCCGTCGTGCCTCCCGTGGTGGCCAAGGAAGATACGTTGGAGTTCAATGCCGACTCCTACAAGACGCAGCCCAATGCCGTCGTGGAAGACATGTTCAAGAAATTGCCCGGCGTCGAGGTCGATGAAGACGGGAAAATTACCGTGCAAGGGAAAGAGGTGACAAAAATTCTTATCGATGGCGAGGAATTCTTTACCGATGACCCCAAAGTGGCTTCGAAAAACCTCCCGGCCAACATGGTGGAGAAAATCCAGGTTGTCGACCGCAAATCCGATGAAGCCCGTTTTTCGGGGGTCGATGACGGGGAAGAAGAGACCGTGATAAATCTCACCGTGAAAGAAGGCATGAAACAGGGTTGGTTCGGTACGGGACAAGCCGGTGGCGGTACCGAGATGAATGATCTCAAAGGCATGTATGAGCTCAATGCCATGGCCAACCGCTTTATCGACAACAACCAGTACTCTTTCCTTGGAAGTCTCAACAATACCAATAACCAAGGAGCCAGCGACCTCGGCTCTTCGATGTTCTCGGGCAGCAGCCGCATGATGAGCGGTGGAAACCGGGGAACCGGAACGGCAGGAATGGTCGGTGGAAATTTCAATGTGGGAAATAAGGAGAAGACTTTCCGCATCGGAGGAGATGTGGGGTATATGGGTAACGACCGTTATTACAAGAGCCGCAGCGAGCAGCAGAATTTCCTCACCAACGACAGTTCGTCATTTGTCAAACGCGAAGGCGAGAACATCAACCGCAGTCATAACTTCCGGGTGAATTTGCGCTTGCGCTGGGAAATCGATACTCTCACGAGGTTGGAGTTTATGCCCCGCTTCGGATTCAATAAGTCGCATTTTGAAAATAACGGTTATTCCGAAACCATGGGCGGATATCGAGATGCAGAGTTGGCCGACCGCGACAGCGTCAACGACCAACGTACCAATTCTTGGAGCGATGCGCACGGGTATAATTTCTCGGGACGGTTCAGTTTCAGCCGGGCGTTCAAGAGCGACCCGCGCCGCCGGTTCAGTTTCAGTTTCAATTACAGCACCAACCGTTATGAAGAGAACGGACACACTGACGATGTCTTGAATTTCTACCGGACCGGCATCCTCGACTCTACCCGCCTGCAAAACGACGACAACATTCAGTCGGGAGCTTCCTACAATGCGCGCGTTACTTATGTGGAGCCGCTGTCGGACCACTACTACCTCAACTTCGTCTACCAATATCGCTACAACAACAGCAACTCCGACGCCTATACCTACAATGTCGATGAAGATGGCTTTTTTGTCGACCTCGATTCGCTCGGAATGCCGTTGGCCGACGAGAATTACAGCAACGTTTCCCGCAGCCGCTACAAGACGCATCGCGGTGAAGTGTCCATTCGCGGTGTCTACACCAAGATGAATTTCAACGTGGGCGTCAACCTCGAACACCAGAAACGGGAAACCCGTTACCTCTTCGGCGCGAATACCGGGAACGACATTACCCAGTATGCCCTCAATTTCTCGCCGACTTTCCGCCTGCGTTACCGCATTACAAAGCACAAGAATTTGAGGTTCGACTACCGGGGCAGTACCTCGCAACCATCGGCTCGCCAGTTGCAGGCGACACCCGATATTACCAACCCTCTCAATATATATATTGGTAATCCCGAGTTGAAATCGGAGTTCTCTCACCGGGTTTGGATGCGTTATAACTCCTACAACATCGACACCTACCAGTCGTTCTCCATCGGAGTCGATGCCCGTGCCACACAGAACGGTATCGTGGAGAAAACCATCTATAATGCCGATGGAGGCCGCACCCGCACTCCTGTCAATGTCAACGGTGAATGGAACGCATCGTTGTGGGCTTTCTACAACATGCCGTTCAAACGCAATAAAAAATTCAGTTTCAATTCAAGCACGCGTTTGGCTTATGACAATTCTGTGGGTTTTGTCTCTTTGAACCGCGATGCCAACAGCGAGAAAAACATTTCCCGCAATACCAATATCCGCGAGAATCTCTCGTTGCGCTACTCTTCGGAACTGTTCAATGCCAGCATCGGCGGAAACTATGCTCTCTCGTATGTGACAAATACCATGCAGACCGACAATAACCAGACGACCATGGATTTCGGTGCACGGGCCGAGATAGACTGGTTCCTCCCCTGTGGTGTTTCCATCGGCTCGGATTGCCGCTACCGGGGTACCGCCGGTTATGCCGAAGGGTATAACCAGCACAAGGTCATCTGGAATGCCTCCATTGCCTACTCGTTCCTCGAAAAGAAAAATGCCACGATTCGGTTCAAGGTCTATGACATTCTGCAACAGAATACCAACATCAGCCGTTCGGTGACCGGTACCTATATCCAAGACCAGGAGACCAACGCCATAGGCAGCTACTGCATGCTCTATTTTGCCTACCAGTTCAATACCATCGGAGGCCGGGGCAATGGCGGAGGCGGCGGCCCGCAAGGCCCCGGTGGATATGGTCCTCGTGGATATGGACGTTTCTAA
- a CDS encoding bifunctional metallophosphatase/5'-nucleotidase, with protein MLRFRPQTFIVGLCFCLLSIGAYGEKKALLIVHTNDIHSQILPTDRHDTLPDLGGALRRQALIDSLRHTGKAVLLVDAGDAVQGTAFYPTYHGAAEMALMNHLGYDFITPGNHEFDYGPASLAAMYAKAQPTIVNCNYGVSGTPLEGCFSAGVIKEIGGWKVGITGVGVDLKTLVDPQKNAGVVYRDAIAAASRTADSLKRHGAEIVVVLSHLGIDDDRKLARSSRAIDIIIGGHSHTLLPAPLPVINQAGEKVLIGQTGKRGLYVGVIECQENSRQGYLIDLSARYDGRADSTTVALIESYRRPMEERYGEVVGKSPVTLTRKNDLPDLTAEALVQQARREGRPCDFGIINPGAMRCDLGAGEITRGDILACYPFENRLCYITLSGKEVKRLFKIIAAVGRQGVSREVECVVTPSKRIKHLTIGGEKISHRRLYHIATTDYLANGGSDLTPLARCRRRIDTEMLLCDLMARYIGEITAKREGSWNKTSQELPHKKSHRP; from the coding sequence ATGTTGCGTTTCCGACCACAGACATTCATCGTGGGACTCTGTTTTTGCCTCCTCTCCATAGGGGCCTACGGAGAAAAGAAAGCCTTGCTGATTGTCCACACCAACGACATTCACAGCCAGATTCTCCCCACCGACCGCCACGATACCCTGCCCGACCTGGGCGGTGCACTACGACGCCAAGCGCTTATCGACAGCCTGCGCCACACGGGCAAGGCCGTGCTCCTCGTCGATGCCGGCGATGCCGTGCAGGGAACAGCGTTCTACCCCACCTACCACGGCGCGGCCGAAATGGCCCTCATGAACCATTTGGGATATGACTTCATCACACCGGGAAACCACGAGTTCGACTATGGCCCGGCATCGCTGGCCGCCATGTATGCAAAGGCGCAGCCCACCATCGTGAATTGCAACTACGGAGTGTCAGGAACGCCGTTGGAGGGTTGTTTCTCGGCAGGAGTCATCAAAGAAATCGGTGGCTGGAAAGTGGGCATCACAGGCGTCGGTGTCGACCTGAAAACGCTGGTCGACCCGCAAAAAAATGCCGGCGTCGTCTATCGCGATGCCATCGCGGCGGCATCACGCACGGCCGACAGTCTGAAACGCCACGGAGCCGAAATCGTCGTGGTACTCTCCCATCTGGGCATCGACGACGACCGGAAACTGGCCCGGTCCAGCCGAGCCATCGACATCATCATCGGAGGACATTCCCACACCCTCCTGCCGGCTCCGCTCCCGGTCATCAACCAAGCGGGGGAGAAGGTACTCATCGGCCAAACGGGGAAAAGAGGTCTCTATGTCGGAGTCATCGAATGCCAGGAAAACAGCCGGCAGGGCTACCTCATCGACCTTTCGGCCCGTTACGACGGGAGAGCCGATTCCACGACAGTCGCCCTCATCGAGTCATACCGTCGCCCGATGGAGGAGCGATATGGAGAGGTTGTCGGGAAATCTCCCGTCACCCTGACACGCAAAAACGACCTCCCCGACCTCACGGCCGAAGCCCTCGTGCAACAAGCCCGGCGGGAAGGGCGGCCCTGCGACTTCGGCATCATCAACCCGGGGGCCATGCGCTGCGACCTCGGCGCGGGAGAAATCACCCGGGGAGATATACTGGCGTGCTATCCTTTTGAGAACCGGCTCTGTTACATCACCCTGTCGGGGAAAGAGGTAAAACGGCTCTTCAAAATCATTGCCGCGGTCGGACGCCAGGGTGTGAGCCGCGAAGTCGAGTGTGTCGTCACCCCCAGTAAGCGGATAAAACATCTCACCATCGGCGGAGAGAAAATTTCACACCGCCGCCTCTACCATATTGCCACGACCGATTACCTCGCCAACGGTGGCAGCGACCTGACGCCCCTCGCCCGTTGCCGTCGGCGCATCGACACGGAGATGCTCCTCTGCGACCTGATGGCCCGGTACATCGGTGAAATCACGGCCAAGAGAGAGGGCTCCTGGAACAAAACCAGTCAAGAATTACCGCATAAAAAATCGCATCGTCCATGA
- a CDS encoding FAD:protein FMN transferase yields MRNKRGWLACVACLLVFAGIALWRQCDAPAASSYRHNEGLVFNTIYHFTYQSDEDYQSQIEEELRRFDASLSPFNPTSIISRFNRNDTAVVADAWFERVFDRSKEIWRDTEGAFDPTVSPLINAWGFGFKSGVAVTPEVVDSLWHLVGMERMELVDGRLYKDDPRMTLNFSAIAKGYAVDVVASFLRGKGVENYLVEIGGEIAARGRNSRGEAWRVGIDTPDESNVAGGQIEAVVLLDDAALATSGNYRNFRIVDGHRVAHTINPATGYPVQHSLLSATVLASDCMTADAYATAFMVLGVEKSLEIAARHPGMEAYLIYAVDTATTAVAMTPGMKTFLFGE; encoded by the coding sequence ATGAGAAACAAGAGAGGCTGGTTGGCCTGTGTTGCGTGTCTGCTGGTTTTTGCCGGCATTGCCCTTTGGCGGCAATGCGATGCCCCGGCGGCTTCGTCCTATCGGCACAACGAAGGACTGGTGTTCAATACCATTTACCACTTTACCTATCAATCCGATGAGGATTATCAGTCGCAAATCGAGGAAGAATTGAGGCGTTTCGATGCTTCACTCTCGCCGTTCAATCCCACCTCGATTATCTCCCGCTTCAACCGCAATGATACGGCGGTGGTTGCCGACGCATGGTTTGAGCGGGTCTTCGACCGTTCCAAGGAGATATGGCGCGATACCGAAGGCGCGTTCGACCCTACCGTTTCACCTCTCATCAACGCATGGGGCTTCGGCTTCAAGAGCGGTGTCGCCGTGACACCCGAGGTCGTTGACAGCTTGTGGCACTTGGTGGGTATGGAGCGTATGGAACTCGTCGACGGGCGCCTTTACAAGGACGACCCCCGCATGACGCTCAATTTCTCGGCCATAGCCAAAGGCTATGCTGTCGATGTGGTCGCTTCGTTCCTGCGCGGGAAAGGGGTCGAGAATTACCTGGTCGAGATCGGCGGAGAAATTGCCGCCCGTGGGCGCAACAGCCGTGGAGAAGCCTGGCGGGTGGGGATTGACACCCCCGACGAGTCGAATGTTGCCGGCGGGCAAATCGAGGCGGTCGTGCTGCTCGATGATGCCGCCCTGGCCACCTCGGGCAATTATCGCAACTTCCGCATCGTCGACGGCCATCGGGTCGCCCACACCATCAATCCGGCCACGGGTTACCCCGTGCAACATAGCCTGTTGAGCGCCACTGTGCTGGCCTCGGATTGCATGACGGCCGATGCCTATGCCACGGCGTTTATGGTGCTGGGTGTCGAGAAGAGTCTCGAAATTGCCGCCCGTCACCCCGGAATGGAAGCCTACCTGATCTATGCCGTCGATACGGCGACGACAGCGGTGGCCATGACGCCCGGCATGAAGACATTTCTTTTCGGTGAGTGA
- a CDS encoding ABC transporter ATP-binding protein produces MKELFKLLLRFVPPYKKYLILNIFFNLLSTLLSIFSFMLIIPILEILFKTSEATYSFIPWGEGDLKDVVINNFYWLVSEQIKVHGAIWTLMLLGVWLIVMTFAKTMTSYLSSACIIPLRGGVVRDIRNFVYRKVVSLPIGFFTTERKGDIMSRMTGDVAEVENSIMTSLDMIFKNPIMIISYLTTMFILSWQLTLFVLVLLPLAGFVMGRVGKSLKRTSLDAQQQWGGLMAQIEETLGGLRIIKAFNAENRIYQRFSSANNLFYRTTNRIGRRQALAHPMSEFLGTTTIAIVLWFGGALILRGNSVINAGEFIYYLIIFYSIINPAKDLTKAAYTIQRGLAAMERVDKILSTENPIKNPEKPVTDVVLNNAIEYRNVWFKYNEEWVIKDVNLTIKKGQTVALVGQSGSGKSTMADLLPRFYDVDKGGIYIDGVNIKDMKVFDLRAMMGNVNQEAILFNDTFYNNITFGVSDATQEEVEEAARIANAHDFIMATEQGYDTPIGDRGCRLSGGQRQRVSIARAILKNPPILILDEATSALDTESERLVQEALENLMKNRTTLVIAHRLSTIKDADLICVMQEGRIVEAGRHEELIALNGYYKHLVDMQQF; encoded by the coding sequence ATGAAAGAGCTTTTCAAACTCCTGCTGCGGTTTGTCCCCCCCTACAAGAAATACCTGATTCTCAATATATTTTTCAACCTGCTTTCGACCCTGCTGAGCATCTTCTCGTTTATGTTGATTATCCCCATCTTGGAAATTCTCTTCAAGACGAGCGAAGCCACTTACTCTTTCATACCTTGGGGCGAAGGCGACTTGAAAGATGTCGTCATCAACAACTTCTACTGGCTGGTGTCGGAACAAATCAAGGTCCACGGCGCCATCTGGACTCTCATGCTGCTCGGCGTGTGGCTCATCGTCATGACTTTCGCCAAGACCATGACGAGCTACCTGAGCTCGGCCTGCATCATACCCCTACGCGGTGGCGTCGTCCGCGACATTCGCAACTTTGTCTACCGCAAAGTGGTGAGCCTGCCCATCGGCTTCTTCACCACCGAACGCAAGGGCGACATCATGTCGCGCATGACCGGCGACGTGGCCGAGGTCGAGAACTCCATCATGACCTCGCTCGACATGATATTCAAGAACCCCATCATGATTATCAGCTACCTCACCACCATGTTCATTCTCAGTTGGCAACTCACCCTCTTCGTCCTGGTGCTGCTGCCGCTGGCGGGATTTGTCATGGGCCGTGTGGGCAAATCGCTGAAACGCACCTCGCTCGACGCCCAACAGCAATGGGGCGGCCTGATGGCCCAAATCGAAGAGACGCTGGGCGGCTTGCGCATCATCAAAGCCTTCAATGCCGAGAACCGCATCTACCAACGGTTTTCATCGGCCAACAACCTCTTCTACCGCACGACCAACCGCATCGGACGCCGGCAGGCTCTCGCCCACCCGATGAGCGAATTCCTGGGTACCACGACCATCGCCATCGTGCTGTGGTTTGGCGGCGCCCTCATCTTGCGCGGCAACAGCGTCATCAACGCCGGAGAATTTATCTACTACCTCATCATCTTTTACAGCATCATCAACCCCGCCAAAGACCTCACCAAGGCCGCCTACACCATACAACGCGGATTGGCCGCCATGGAGCGTGTCGACAAAATCCTCTCGACCGAGAACCCCATCAAGAACCCCGAAAAGCCGGTAACCGACGTGGTCCTGAACAACGCCATCGAATACCGCAACGTATGGTTCAAGTACAACGAAGAGTGGGTTATCAAAGACGTGAACCTGACCATAAAGAAAGGGCAGACGGTAGCCCTCGTCGGCCAATCGGGCTCGGGAAAATCGACCATGGCCGACCTCCTGCCCCGCTTCTACGACGTCGACAAGGGGGGTATCTACATCGACGGCGTCAACATCAAGGACATGAAGGTATTCGACCTGCGCGCCATGATGGGCAATGTGAACCAAGAGGCCATACTGTTCAACGACACCTTCTACAACAACATCACCTTCGGAGTGAGCGACGCCACCCAGGAGGAGGTCGAGGAGGCTGCCCGCATCGCCAACGCACACGACTTCATCATGGCCACCGAGCAAGGTTACGACACCCCCATCGGCGACCGGGGCTGCCGGCTTTCGGGTGGCCAACGCCAACGCGTGAGCATCGCCCGCGCCATTCTCAAAAACCCGCCCATTCTCATTCTCGACGAGGCAACCTCGGCTCTCGACACCGAGTCGGAACGGCTCGTGCAGGAGGCCCTCGAAAACCTCATGAAAAACCGCACGACCTTAGTCATCGCCCACCGCCTGTCGACCATCAAAGATGCCGACCTCATCTGCGTGATGCAGGAGGGCCGAATCGTGGAGGCCGGCCGCCACGAAGAGCTGATTGCCCTCAACGGCTACTACAAACACCTGGTCGACATGCAACAATTCTGA
- a CDS encoding Crp/Fnr family transcriptional regulator, producing MDSMYDVLLQLPLFQGVSRAKMSEIIEKTRFHFLKYQDNEIIARRGEECTHMKFIVSGSARAELKNINGKIRVTETLHAPNILYPNHLFGRNTTYPSEVTAKENCGIMQIDKQAFVTLIQQSPIFIINLLNILSRHSQKSLETFLALSSGSVKERLAFWILSFTQRSATDVQIICKLKDLYTFFGVQRSVFMTALNELCDEGIITYSSQGIELLNRHKLNEILSTDTDD from the coding sequence ATGGACAGCATGTATGACGTATTGCTGCAACTCCCGCTCTTTCAGGGAGTAAGCCGCGCAAAAATGTCGGAAATCATAGAAAAGACCCGCTTCCATTTCTTAAAATACCAGGACAATGAAATCATTGCCCGCCGAGGCGAGGAGTGCACGCACATGAAATTTATCGTATCGGGTAGCGCCCGGGCGGAGTTAAAAAACATCAATGGGAAAATACGCGTCACCGAAACCCTGCATGCCCCCAACATTCTCTACCCCAACCACCTCTTCGGTCGCAACACCACCTATCCCAGCGAAGTGACCGCCAAAGAAAACTGCGGCATCATGCAAATCGACAAACAGGCTTTCGTCACGCTCATACAGCAAAGTCCCATCTTCATCATCAACCTGCTGAACATTCTCTCTCGCCACTCGCAAAAGAGCCTCGAAACATTCCTGGCCCTGTCGTCGGGCAGCGTAAAAGAGCGCCTGGCATTCTGGATTCTGAGTTTCACCCAGCGCAGCGCCACCGATGTGCAGATTATCTGCAAGCTCAAAGACCTGTACACCTTCTTCGGCGTACAGCGTTCGGTCTTCATGACGGCCCTCAACGAATTATGCGACGAAGGCATCATAACCTACTCTTCGCAGGGCATCGAGTTGCTCAACCGCCACAAACTGAACGAAATCCTCTCGACCGACACAGACGATTAA
- a CDS encoding MarC family protein: MENTSFYFDLQEIVSAFVVLFAVIDVTGLLPVFIDYQNKGLKISPAKAAIYSLITFVAFLFAGNAILQLFQVDISSFAVAGSLVIFVMAIEMIFGVEIFHNDGPGGSATLVPIVFPLIAGAGSFTALLSLRALYSLPDILIALVLNIIIVYLVLRYAFLVEKIFGKAFVYVLRKLFGVILLAISVRMFVSNLTKLLESFATQQ; encoded by the coding sequence ATGGAAAACACGTCATTTTATTTCGATTTGCAGGAGATTGTCAGTGCCTTTGTCGTACTCTTCGCCGTCATCGATGTGACCGGCCTGCTGCCTGTCTTTATCGATTACCAAAACAAGGGATTGAAAATCTCCCCCGCCAAGGCCGCCATTTATTCCCTGATCACCTTCGTGGCCTTCCTTTTTGCGGGAAATGCGATTCTGCAACTTTTCCAGGTCGACATCTCTTCCTTTGCCGTTGCCGGTTCGCTGGTGATATTTGTGATGGCCATCGAGATGATATTCGGGGTCGAGATTTTTCATAACGACGGCCCCGGCGGGTCGGCTACGCTGGTTCCCATCGTTTTCCCGCTCATTGCCGGAGCCGGCTCTTTCACGGCCTTGCTGTCGTTGCGCGCCCTGTATAGCTTGCCCGATATTCTCATCGCGTTGGTGCTGAACATCATCATCGTCTACCTCGTGTTGCGCTATGCCTTCTTGGTCGAGAAAATCTTCGGCAAGGCGTTTGTCTATGTGCTGCGTAAATTGTTCGGCGTCATCCTGCTGGCCATTTCGGTGCGTATGTTTGTCAGCAACCTCACCAAGTTGCTCGAATCTTTTGCTACCCAGCAATAA